The Streptomyces camelliae genome window below encodes:
- a CDS encoding polymorphic toxin-type HINT domain-containing protein encodes MLGGLVYAIPAAADEPGDNPANPYQRTLRISLGAQARADRCQAGQAVHYGGPDLKAAAAAKLTSTDAGLRAFVTPDAVGGEWGQAATRDRDAGIAALNAFRDRQTKLDESNKPYRSVNSSGGRDFWAPEFGADIVTFTLGTQQKLYDKAAEDPTPRPGQASLDQAKKVLDAFDTGGDAWAAAYKDVAGKELLDTSNLGHSSANDVATFLRFGGFATKAPEPDSLEFRTEVEALKQAWAACDSDNPIDHYRMLTGVVTEAYAEWESEYAGQAEQRKQIVAAEAAAAKETRAATEAMIEAVRQAWLADQILYWQKYWAAHKGAINYPKAAEFTKATADLNAAKAAAAKQVTVADAAVGRAKTAADTVTAQQQKAWQIADAAKLPRGRGLLYAQQSVQVTKASYAAAQAAAKATLTASNAAKATAADSQTLLALAKTQTHALNTEFRKTAALEAKAQAKAAADSAAKLAAEAAADATTAKNARTTAEKAEQTAREQAAEAKRQRGIAESERADAERERDLAASERAKAGAAEERARGEQDTARKARTAAESAGSTAADKLAAAEDAELRAYQARNEAVKAEHEKNATASRAAALESAAAAADGTSAAATRARAAADDATTAAVNARAAATRAEGAAKRSRSAADAAQSAYAKTHAAAATAHAAAAEAIDAAAAAKEKAKKADGEANKARTAAATARTEATAAVAEAAKTAAWAAKTAGYATATAQYAQAARDAATAATKAADEAISLGSPYRETDTSAAYAVLIGQTSKTLAEQQASAAKAKSDEAKKAAAQAKALADKAAGDAKTALQAAADAADYAVQAVNSAAAANASAAAAAADAAAAKKADGNAQKYDEQAGTDAFYAHFAANEAESAAAQADNDATEAEKDAAGARSAADSADQDAAAAGRTATKAEGDATAAEGAAARADTYAGQADKAATRAEAEERERARQERAQVVDSGGSTAEYVLTKDEEAALLAECGQTCVDQYREAMAGANHDVLDWVRANGGAILLELLGVPDAKKCFSDPDVESCLWTLVNALSAATLIGKAPAVATAVVRISAGIGKFFEGAAKARKTLKALKVIIDARLAKGVSFCVKHSFVAGTMVKLADGGVRAIEKVTAGDHVLTAWPGDTATERHDVVLTHRTTTDTRFTDLTVATPSGRRTVTGTSDHPFYDLTTGSWTDAGRLSAGHRLQTADRGTVTVVGVTSYTKPQVTYDLTVEGVHSYFVMAGDSPVLVHNINCRTITSGALKHIGDEHLWGGSYHEAGDMGNVFAEGIDAGKLKKLIEEAAQFGREVPRAKADPRGGNYIDYAFDGVTTGANGQNGIRLVVDDYGNLVTAMPKNIW; translated from the coding sequence ATGCTCGGCGGACTCGTGTACGCGATCCCCGCCGCCGCGGACGAGCCGGGCGACAACCCGGCCAACCCCTACCAGCGCACCCTGCGCATCAGTCTGGGCGCACAGGCCCGCGCGGACCGCTGCCAGGCGGGGCAGGCCGTGCACTACGGCGGCCCCGACCTCAAGGCGGCTGCGGCGGCGAAACTCACCAGCACGGACGCCGGCCTGCGCGCGTTCGTGACCCCGGACGCGGTGGGCGGCGAGTGGGGCCAGGCCGCCACCCGCGACCGGGACGCGGGCATCGCCGCCCTGAACGCGTTCCGGGACCGCCAGACGAAACTGGACGAGAGCAACAAGCCGTACCGCTCGGTGAACTCCTCGGGCGGCCGGGACTTCTGGGCCCCCGAGTTCGGCGCGGACATCGTCACCTTCACCCTCGGCACCCAGCAGAAGCTGTACGACAAGGCGGCCGAGGACCCGACCCCGCGCCCCGGCCAGGCTTCGCTGGACCAGGCCAAGAAGGTGCTCGACGCGTTCGACACCGGCGGCGACGCCTGGGCCGCCGCCTACAAGGACGTCGCGGGCAAGGAACTGCTCGACACGAGCAACCTGGGCCATTCCTCGGCCAACGACGTCGCCACCTTCTTGCGCTTCGGCGGCTTCGCCACCAAGGCGCCCGAGCCTGATTCGCTGGAGTTCCGCACCGAGGTCGAGGCGCTCAAGCAGGCCTGGGCGGCCTGCGACAGCGACAACCCCATCGACCATTACCGGATGCTGACCGGCGTCGTCACCGAGGCCTATGCGGAGTGGGAGTCGGAGTACGCCGGCCAGGCCGAGCAGCGCAAGCAGATCGTCGCCGCCGAGGCCGCCGCCGCGAAGGAGACCCGGGCCGCCACCGAGGCCATGATCGAGGCGGTCCGACAGGCCTGGCTGGCGGACCAGATCCTGTACTGGCAGAAGTACTGGGCCGCCCACAAGGGCGCCATCAACTACCCGAAGGCCGCCGAATTCACGAAGGCCACGGCCGACTTGAACGCGGCCAAGGCCGCCGCGGCCAAACAGGTCACCGTGGCGGACGCGGCCGTCGGACGAGCCAAGACGGCCGCCGACACCGTGACCGCTCAGCAGCAGAAGGCCTGGCAGATCGCCGACGCGGCGAAACTGCCCCGCGGCCGGGGCCTGCTGTACGCGCAGCAGTCGGTGCAGGTCACCAAGGCGTCCTACGCCGCCGCCCAGGCCGCGGCCAAGGCCACGCTGACCGCGTCGAACGCGGCGAAGGCCACCGCGGCCGACTCCCAGACGCTCCTGGCGCTGGCCAAGACCCAGACACACGCGCTGAACACCGAGTTCCGCAAGACGGCGGCGCTGGAGGCGAAGGCGCAGGCGAAGGCGGCGGCCGACTCCGCGGCCAAGCTGGCCGCCGAGGCGGCGGCCGACGCCACCACGGCGAAGAACGCCCGCACGACGGCCGAGAAGGCGGAGCAGACGGCCCGGGAGCAGGCGGCCGAGGCGAAGCGGCAGCGCGGTATCGCGGAATCCGAGAGGGCCGACGCCGAGCGGGAGCGCGACCTCGCGGCGAGCGAGCGGGCGAAGGCCGGCGCGGCTGAGGAGCGGGCGCGGGGCGAGCAGGACACCGCCCGCAAGGCTCGCACGGCCGCGGAGTCGGCGGGCTCCACGGCGGCGGACAAGCTGGCGGCGGCCGAGGACGCCGAACTGCGCGCCTACCAGGCCCGCAACGAAGCGGTCAAGGCCGAGCACGAGAAGAACGCCACCGCCTCCCGGGCGGCCGCGCTGGAGTCGGCGGCCGCTGCTGCCGACGGCACGTCGGCCGCGGCGACCCGGGCCCGTGCTGCGGCCGACGACGCGACGACGGCCGCGGTGAACGCACGAGCGGCGGCGACTCGCGCGGAAGGCGCGGCCAAGCGTTCCCGCTCCGCTGCCGACGCGGCCCAGTCGGCGTACGCGAAGACACACGCGGCGGCCGCCACCGCGCACGCTGCCGCCGCCGAGGCGATCGACGCGGCGGCAGCGGCGAAGGAGAAGGCCAAGAAGGCCGACGGCGAGGCCAACAAGGCCCGGACGGCGGCGGCCACCGCCCGCACGGAGGCCACCGCTGCGGTGGCCGAGGCCGCGAAGACGGCCGCGTGGGCTGCGAAGACCGCCGGGTACGCCACCGCCACGGCACAGTACGCGCAGGCCGCCCGGGACGCCGCGACCGCGGCGACCAAGGCGGCCGACGAAGCGATCAGCCTCGGCTCCCCCTACCGCGAGACCGACACGTCAGCGGCGTACGCCGTGCTGATCGGGCAGACCTCCAAGACGCTCGCCGAGCAGCAGGCGAGCGCGGCGAAGGCCAAGTCGGACGAGGCGAAGAAGGCGGCGGCTCAGGCCAAGGCGCTCGCCGACAAGGCCGCCGGCGATGCGAAGACCGCCCTCCAGGCGGCGGCCGACGCCGCGGACTACGCGGTGCAGGCGGTCAACTCGGCTGCGGCGGCGAACGCCTCGGCGGCCGCGGCGGCGGCTGACGCGGCAGCGGCGAAGAAGGCGGACGGGAACGCCCAGAAGTACGACGAACAGGCGGGCACCGATGCCTTCTACGCACACTTCGCCGCGAACGAGGCCGAATCGGCGGCCGCTCAGGCCGACAACGACGCCACGGAAGCCGAGAAGGACGCCGCCGGCGCTCGTTCTGCCGCCGACAGCGCCGACCAGGACGCGGCGGCGGCCGGCCGGACGGCCACCAAGGCGGAGGGCGACGCCACCGCCGCGGAGGGCGCGGCGGCCAGAGCCGACACCTACGCGGGCCAGGCGGACAAGGCGGCCACGCGGGCGGAGGCCGAGGAACGGGAGCGGGCGCGGCAGGAGCGCGCGCAGGTGGTGGACTCCGGCGGTTCGACCGCCGAGTACGTCCTGACCAAGGACGAGGAGGCCGCCCTGCTCGCGGAGTGCGGTCAGACCTGCGTCGACCAGTACCGCGAGGCCATGGCGGGCGCGAACCACGACGTCCTCGACTGGGTCAGGGCGAACGGCGGCGCGATCCTGCTCGAACTGCTCGGGGTCCCGGACGCCAAGAAGTGCTTCTCCGATCCCGATGTGGAGAGCTGCCTGTGGACGCTCGTCAATGCCCTCAGCGCGGCCACCCTGATAGGTAAGGCGCCTGCCGTGGCCACGGCCGTCGTGCGGATCAGCGCCGGGATCGGGAAGTTCTTCGAGGGAGCAGCCAAGGCGCGCAAGACGCTCAAGGCGTTGAAGGTCATCATCGACGCACGGCTCGCCAAGGGCGTGTCGTTCTGCGTGAAGCACAGCTTCGTGGCGGGCACCATGGTCAAGCTGGCCGACGGCGGTGTCCGTGCCATCGAGAAGGTGACGGCAGGGGATCACGTCCTCACCGCGTGGCCGGGTGACACGGCCACCGAGCGGCACGACGTCGTCCTGACCCACCGCACCACCACCGACACCCGGTTCACCGACCTGACCGTCGCCACGCCGAGCGGACGGCGCACCGTCACCGGTACCTCCGACCACCCGTTCTACGACCTCACCACCGGCTCATGGACGGACGCCGGGCGCCTGTCGGCCGGCCACCGGTTGCAGACCGCGGACCGTGGCACCGTCACGGTCGTCGGCGTCACCTCGTACACCAAGCCGCAGGTCACGTACGACCTCACGGTGGAGGGTGTCCACTCCTACTTCGTGATGGCCGGGGACAGCCCGGTGCTGGTCCACAACATCAACTGCCGCACGATCACCAGCGGGGCGCTGAAGCACATCGGTGACGAGCACCTGTGGGGCGGCAGCTATCACGAGGCGGGCGACATGGGGAACGTGTTCGCCGAGGGGATCGACGCCGGTAAGCTCAAGAAGCTGATCGAGGAGGCGGCGCAGTTCGGACGCGAGGTTCCGCGGGCCAAGGCCGACCCCCGAGGAGGCAACTACATCGACTACGCCTTCGACGGTGTGACGACCGGGGCGAACGGCCAGAACGGTATCCGGCTCGTCGTCGACGACTACGGCAACCTGGTGACCGCGATGCCCAAGAACATCTGGTGA
- a CDS encoding DUF6114 domain-containing protein, with protein MSAETPAAAPGQFTRRRLQFRAWRGTRPFWAGLFVVFGGFLILYFPYAHLHLGHLTMTMGTPGGSSSLIIGVLLIVLGITLWFQQHVRVFAGVASILLALVSIPMSNIGGFIVGFLFSMIGGAMAIAWAPGKQQEPQPPATAVPGEDGAPEAALPHQGTEPASASNDLSGTSPANGANGRHSAG; from the coding sequence ATGAGCGCCGAGACTCCTGCCGCCGCACCTGGCCAGTTCACCCGCCGGAGGCTGCAGTTCCGCGCCTGGCGGGGCACCCGTCCGTTCTGGGCCGGGCTGTTCGTCGTGTTCGGCGGCTTTCTCATCCTGTACTTCCCGTACGCACACCTGCACCTGGGCCACCTCACGATGACGATGGGGACACCCGGCGGCTCCAGTTCCCTGATCATCGGTGTGCTGCTCATCGTGCTCGGCATCACCCTCTGGTTCCAGCAGCACGTCCGGGTCTTCGCAGGCGTCGCGTCGATTCTGCTGGCCCTGGTGTCCATTCCGATGTCCAACATCGGCGGCTTCATCGTCGGCTTCCTGTTCTCGATGATCGGTGGGGCGATGGCCATCGCCTGGGCGCCTGGCAAGCAGCAGGAGCCGCAGCCGCCGGCCACGGCCGTGCCGGGCGAGGACGGTGCTCCCGAGGCCGCGCTGCCCCACCAGGGCACCGAACCGGCGAGTGCGTCGAACGACCTGTCAGGAACGAGCCCGGCCAACGGGGCGAACGGGAGGCACAGTGCCGGCTGA
- a CDS encoding DUF6230 family protein, whose translation MESQVRGGTRWKRFAVVMVPSVAATAAIGVALAQGALAASFSVSGQQFKVTADSLEGNGFVQYGAVDSGYTLAGDKTVRPVAVSAFNDATITNLCQSVVTPDVPIFGKVSLILKAGGNGKPVEASKLYIDLDDLSADATFTNINIGVAAVDSHKGPGIKQGDKTNPYGFAQEADHASLTGVKQTAWATTAGTFKLSGLHMSISTDAKECY comes from the coding sequence ATGGAGTCCCAGGTGCGTGGCGGGACCAGATGGAAGCGGTTCGCTGTGGTCATGGTGCCCAGCGTCGCCGCGACGGCCGCGATAGGTGTCGCCCTCGCGCAGGGCGCTCTCGCAGCTTCGTTCAGCGTTTCGGGTCAGCAGTTCAAGGTCACGGCGGACTCGCTCGAAGGCAACGGCTTCGTCCAGTACGGGGCCGTCGACTCGGGCTACACGCTCGCCGGTGACAAAACGGTCCGCCCGGTGGCGGTCTCGGCGTTCAACGACGCGACCATCACCAACCTGTGCCAGTCGGTGGTCACCCCGGACGTCCCGATCTTCGGGAAGGTCAGCCTGATCCTCAAGGCGGGTGGCAACGGCAAGCCGGTCGAGGCCAGCAAGCTGTACATCGACCTTGACGACCTCAGCGCCGACGCGACGTTCACCAACATCAACATCGGTGTCGCCGCCGTGGACTCGCACAAGGGTCCGGGGATCAAGCAGGGCGACAAGACGAACCCGTACGGGTTCGCCCAGGAGGCGGACCACGCCTCGCTGACCGGTGTGAAGCAGACGGCGTGGGCCACCACGGCAGGAACCTTCAAGCTCAGTGGTCTGCACATGTCGATCTCGACGGATGCCAAGGAGTGCTACTAA
- a CDS encoding tetratricopeptide repeat protein → MQPRNMSMSGVVDLAAVKAAQEAKAKAEQTRAEAARQGGTGAVAPADLVIDVDEAGFERDVLQRSAEVPVVIDFWAEWCQPCKQLSPVLERLAVEYNGRFLLAKIDVDANQMLMQQFGVQGIPAVFAVVAGQALPLFQGAAGEQQIRQTLDQLVQVAEQRFGLTGLTVDPDAQPGQAAPAQEQAGPYDAALNAAADALDAGDLAGAVQAYKNVLADDPAHPEAKLGLAQAELLQRVQGFDPQKVRQEAADKPADADAQIAAADLDLVGGHVEDAFGRLIDAVRRTAGDDRDRVRVRLLELFEVVGPEDPRVVGARRALARALF, encoded by the coding sequence ATGCAGCCACGGAACATGTCCATGAGCGGCGTCGTCGACCTCGCCGCGGTGAAGGCGGCCCAGGAGGCCAAGGCCAAGGCCGAGCAGACGCGCGCCGAAGCCGCCCGGCAGGGCGGTACGGGGGCCGTCGCCCCGGCCGATCTCGTCATCGACGTCGACGAGGCCGGATTCGAGCGGGACGTCCTTCAGCGCTCCGCCGAGGTTCCCGTCGTCATCGACTTCTGGGCCGAGTGGTGTCAGCCCTGCAAGCAGCTGAGCCCGGTCCTTGAGCGGCTGGCCGTCGAGTACAACGGGCGCTTCCTCCTCGCCAAGATCGACGTCGACGCCAATCAGATGCTGATGCAGCAGTTCGGGGTGCAGGGCATCCCGGCGGTGTTCGCCGTCGTCGCCGGGCAGGCGCTGCCGCTGTTCCAGGGCGCGGCCGGCGAGCAGCAGATCCGGCAGACCCTGGACCAGCTGGTGCAGGTCGCCGAGCAGCGGTTCGGGCTCACCGGCCTGACGGTCGACCCGGACGCCCAGCCGGGCCAGGCGGCGCCCGCGCAGGAGCAGGCGGGGCCGTACGACGCGGCGCTGAACGCCGCCGCCGACGCCCTGGACGCCGGTGACCTGGCCGGCGCGGTGCAGGCCTACAAGAACGTGCTGGCCGACGACCCGGCCCACCCCGAGGCCAAGCTCGGTCTGGCGCAGGCCGAGCTGCTGCAGCGGGTCCAGGGCTTCGACCCGCAGAAGGTGCGTCAGGAGGCCGCCGACAAGCCGGCCGACGCCGACGCGCAGATCGCCGCCGCCGACCTGGATCTGGTCGGCGGGCATGTCGAGGACGCCTTCGGGCGCCTGATCGACGCCGTGCGGCGCACAGCGGGCGACGACCGCGACCGGGTGCGGGTGCGGCTGCTGGAGCTGTTCGAGGTCGTGGGCCCCGAGGACCCGCGGGTGGTCGGGGCGCGCCGGGCGCTGGCTCGGGCGCTGTTCTGA
- a CDS encoding TetR/AcrR family transcriptional regulator, whose product MQSRTPASRTGRPRSAAADAAILAATREALVELGWSKLTLGDVATRAGVAKTTLYRRWAGKNELVVDAVAELFDELELPDRGSLAADIEGVVLQFAAILARPEARSGLMAVVAEATRDDALRERIRRSIVQRQMRLVLQGRARAQKRGELPPEPDPREAARTVDLIFDMVAGAVVHRTLVSGKAADEEWVRSFTRVLLGGLASSA is encoded by the coding sequence ATGCAGAGCCGCACCCCCGCCAGCCGTACCGGGCGCCCGCGCAGCGCCGCCGCGGACGCCGCGATCCTGGCCGCGACCCGGGAGGCACTGGTGGAGCTGGGCTGGTCCAAGCTCACGCTGGGAGACGTGGCGACCCGGGCGGGGGTGGCGAAGACGACCCTCTACCGCCGCTGGGCCGGCAAGAACGAACTCGTGGTCGACGCGGTGGCGGAACTCTTCGACGAGCTGGAACTGCCCGACCGCGGCAGCCTGGCCGCCGACATCGAGGGTGTCGTCCTGCAGTTCGCGGCGATCCTCGCCCGCCCGGAGGCCAGGAGCGGCCTGATGGCGGTGGTCGCCGAGGCCACCCGCGACGACGCCCTGCGCGAGCGCATCCGCCGCTCCATCGTGCAGCGCCAGATGCGGCTGGTCCTCCAGGGCCGCGCGCGGGCACAGAAAAGGGGCGAACTCCCGCCGGAACCCGATCCGCGGGAGGCCGCCCGCACGGTGGACCTCATCTTCGACATGGTGGCGGGCGCGGTGGTGCACCGCACCCTGGTGAGCGGCAAGGCGGCGGACGAGGAGTGGGTACGCAGCTTCACGCGCGTGCTGCTGGGCGGCCTGGCCTCGTCCGCCTGA
- a CDS encoding acyl-CoA mutase large subunit family protein, producing the protein MDAHAIEEGRRRWQARYDAARKRDADFTTLSGDPVEPVYGPRPGDTYEGFERIGWPGEYPFTRGLHPTGYRGRTWTIRQFAGFGNAEQTNERYKMILGNGGGGLSVAFDMPTLMGRDSDDPRSLGEVGHCGVAIDSAADMEVLFKDIPLGDVTTSMTISGPAVPVFCMYLVAAERQGVDPSVLNGTLQTDIFKEYIAQKEWLFQPEPHLRLIGDLMEYCAAGIPAYKPLSVSGYHIREAGATAAQELAYTLADGFGYVELGLSRGLDVDVFAPGLSFFFDAHVDFFEEIAKFRAARRIWARWMRDVYGAKSEKAQWLRFHTQTAGVSLTAQQPYNNVVRTAVEALAAVLGGTNSLHTNALDETLALPSEQAAEIALRTQQVLMEETGVANVADPLGGSWFVEQLTDRIEADAEKIFDQIKERGLRAHPDGRHPIGPITSGILRGIEDGWFTGEIAESAFRYQQALEKGDKRVVGVNVHTGSVTGDLEILRVSHEVEREQVRVLGARKAARDESAVRSALDAMLGAARSGGNMIEPMLDAVRAEATLGEICGVLRDEWGVYTEPAGF; encoded by the coding sequence ATGGACGCTCACGCCATCGAGGAGGGCCGCCGCCGCTGGCAGGCCCGCTACGACGCGGCCCGCAAGCGGGACGCAGATTTCACCACGCTCTCCGGCGACCCCGTGGAGCCGGTGTACGGGCCCCGACCGGGCGACACGTACGAGGGATTCGAGCGGATCGGCTGGCCCGGGGAGTACCCCTTCACGCGCGGGCTCCATCCGACCGGCTACCGCGGCCGTACCTGGACGATCCGGCAGTTCGCCGGGTTCGGCAACGCCGAGCAGACCAATGAGCGGTACAAGATGATTCTCGGCAACGGTGGTGGCGGGCTCTCCGTCGCCTTCGACATGCCGACGCTCATGGGCCGCGACTCCGACGACCCGCGCTCGCTCGGCGAGGTCGGGCACTGCGGGGTCGCCATCGACTCCGCCGCCGACATGGAGGTCCTGTTCAAGGACATCCCGCTCGGTGACGTCACGACCTCCATGACCATCAGCGGGCCCGCCGTACCCGTCTTCTGCATGTACCTGGTCGCCGCCGAGCGCCAGGGCGTGGACCCGTCGGTCCTCAACGGCACGCTCCAGACCGACATCTTCAAGGAGTACATCGCGCAGAAGGAGTGGCTCTTCCAGCCCGAGCCCCATCTGCGCCTGATCGGCGACCTCATGGAGTACTGCGCGGCCGGCATCCCCGCCTACAAGCCGCTGTCCGTCTCCGGCTACCACATCCGCGAGGCGGGCGCGACGGCCGCGCAGGAGCTGGCGTACACGCTCGCGGACGGGTTCGGGTACGTCGAGCTGGGGCTCAGCCGCGGGCTGGACGTGGATGTGTTCGCGCCCGGTCTGTCCTTCTTCTTCGATGCGCACGTCGACTTCTTCGAGGAGATCGCCAAGTTCCGTGCGGCCCGGCGCATCTGGGCACGGTGGATGCGGGACGTGTACGGGGCGAAGTCCGAGAAGGCCCAGTGGCTGCGCTTCCACACGCAGACGGCCGGTGTCTCGCTGACCGCGCAGCAGCCGTACAACAACGTGGTGCGTACGGCCGTGGAGGCGCTGGCGGCCGTGCTCGGCGGGACCAACTCGCTGCACACCAACGCCCTGGACGAGACCCTCGCGCTGCCGAGCGAGCAGGCCGCGGAGATCGCGCTGCGCACGCAGCAGGTGCTGATGGAGGAGACCGGCGTCGCCAACGTGGCGGATCCGCTGGGGGGTTCGTGGTTCGTCGAGCAGCTGACGGACCGGATCGAGGCGGACGCGGAGAAGATCTTCGACCAGATAAAGGAGCGGGGGCTCCGGGCTCACCCGGACGGGCGGCACCCGATCGGGCCGATCACTTCCGGGATCCTGCGCGGGATCGAGGACGGCTGGTTCACCGGCGAGATCGCCGAGTCCGCCTTCCGCTACCAGCAGGCGCTGGAGAAGGGCGACAAGCGGGTCGTGGGCGTCAACGTCCACACCGGCTCGGTCACCGGGGACCTGGAGATCCTGCGGGTCAGCCATGAGGTGGAGCGGGAGCAGGTGAGGGTGCTCGGGGCCCGGAAGGCGGCGCGGGACGAGTCCGCGGTGCGCTCCGCGCTGGACGCCATGCTGGGTGCGGCCCGGTCGGGCGGCAACATGATCGAGCCGATGCTGGACGCCGTACGCGCCGAGGCGACGCTGGGCGAGATCTGCGGGGTGCTGCGGGACGAGTGGGGGGTCTATACGGAGCCGGCGGGCTTCTGA
- a CDS encoding DUF3817 domain-containing protein, translating into MKKSVLTRYRVMAYTTGVLLVLLCLSMIAKYGLDISGAADVTRVVAIAHGWLYVVYLVVAFDLGSKAKMPVGRQLWVLLAGTIPTAAFFVERRISRELEAKVADQVPAAAKA; encoded by the coding sequence ATGAAGAAAAGCGTGCTGACCCGCTACCGCGTCATGGCCTACACCACCGGTGTCCTCCTGGTACTGCTGTGCCTGAGCATGATCGCGAAGTACGGGCTGGACATCAGCGGTGCCGCCGACGTCACCCGGGTCGTCGCCATCGCCCACGGCTGGCTGTACGTCGTCTACCTGGTCGTCGCCTTCGACCTGGGCTCCAAGGCCAAGATGCCGGTCGGCCGGCAGCTGTGGGTCCTGCTGGCCGGGACGATCCCCACCGCCGCTTTCTTCGTCGAGCGCAGGATCAGCCGCGAGCTGGAGGCCAAGGTCGCCGACCAGGTCCCGGCCGCCGCGAAGGCCTGA
- a CDS encoding MarR family winged helix-turn-helix transcriptional regulator, translating to MPKPLSLPFDPIARADELWKQRWGSVPSMAAITSIMRAQQILLAEVDAVVKPYGLTFARYEALVLLTFSKAGELPMSKIGERLMVHPTSVTNTVDRLVKSGLVARRPNPNDGRGTLAVITDKGREVVDAATRDLMAMDFGLGVYDAEECTEIFAMLRPLRIAAHDFDED from the coding sequence GTGCCGAAGCCTCTCAGTCTTCCGTTCGACCCCATCGCCCGTGCCGACGAGCTCTGGAAGCAGCGCTGGGGAAGCGTGCCGTCCATGGCCGCGATCACCTCGATCATGCGGGCCCAGCAGATCCTGCTGGCCGAGGTGGACGCGGTCGTCAAGCCGTACGGACTCACGTTCGCGCGCTACGAGGCCCTGGTGCTGCTCACCTTCTCCAAGGCCGGTGAGCTGCCGATGTCCAAGATCGGTGAACGGCTCATGGTCCATCCCACGTCCGTGACGAACACCGTGGACCGCCTGGTGAAGTCCGGTCTGGTGGCCCGGCGGCCCAACCCCAACGACGGCCGGGGCACGCTCGCCGTGATCACCGACAAGGGCCGTGAGGTGGTCGACGCGGCCACCCGCGACCTGATGGCCATGGACTTCGGGCTGGGCGTCTACGACGCGGAGGAGTGCACGGAGATCTTCGCGATGCTCCGTCCGCTGCGGATCGCGGCACACGACTTCGACGAGGACTGA
- a CDS encoding MTH1187 family thiamine-binding protein codes for MIVAFSVTPLGVGEDVGEYVADAVRVVRESGLPNRTDAMFTSIEGESWDEVMDVVKRAVAAVEERAPRVSLVLKADIRPGVTDGLTSKVETVERHLAG; via the coding sequence ATGATCGTCGCCTTCTCCGTGACGCCCCTCGGCGTCGGCGAGGACGTGGGGGAGTACGTCGCCGACGCCGTCCGCGTGGTCCGCGAGTCGGGGCTGCCCAACCGCACCGACGCCATGTTCACCTCGATCGAGGGTGAGTCGTGGGACGAGGTCATGGACGTCGTCAAGCGCGCCGTCGCCGCCGTCGAGGAGCGCGCCCCGCGCGTGTCGCTCGTCCTCAAGGCCGACATCCGGCCCGGCGTGACCGACGGCCTGACCTCCAAGGTCGAGACGGTCGAACGGCACCTCGCCGGCTAG
- a CDS encoding DUF3817 domain-containing protein, whose product MDLKTASAIRRLRLISVPEGISWIILAACTVIKYTVDSGFDVAPVLGPIHGVLFVLYVLFWADAWNRTRWNKGKAALYFAYSVIPGGGFIIERTLRREAEDAVIAARARKEGVVNA is encoded by the coding sequence GTGGACCTCAAGACAGCCTCCGCCATCCGCCGCCTCCGTCTGATCTCCGTACCGGAAGGCATCTCCTGGATCATCCTGGCGGCCTGCACCGTCATCAAGTACACGGTCGACAGCGGCTTCGACGTCGCTCCGGTGCTGGGCCCGATCCACGGCGTGCTGTTCGTTCTCTACGTCCTGTTCTGGGCGGACGCCTGGAACCGCACCAGGTGGAACAAGGGCAAGGCTGCCCTCTACTTCGCCTACTCGGTCATCCCCGGTGGCGGATTCATCATCGAGCGCACGCTGCGCCGCGAGGCCGAGGACGCCGTCATCGCGGCCCGCGCCCGCAAGGAAGGAGTCGTGAACGCATGA
- a CDS encoding AIM24 family protein, whose protein sequence is MFRLQGSRVLAVDMTGDAVKAKNGSMVAYDGQMSFKKLTGGGEGLRGMVTRRLTGEQMTVMEVKGHGTCWFADRASEINLVSLQGDKLYVESSNLLATDAGLRTGTTFTGLRGASQGNGLFTTTVEGHGQAAIMSDGPAVVLRVSPQYPLIVDPGAYIAHQGSVRQSFQSGVTFRTFLGEGGGEAFQIRFEGDGLVYVQPSERNTIAGDL, encoded by the coding sequence ATGTTCCGACTTCAAGGCAGCAGGGTGCTCGCCGTCGACATGACCGGGGACGCCGTGAAGGCGAAGAACGGCTCGATGGTCGCGTACGACGGACAGATGTCCTTCAAGAAGCTGACGGGTGGCGGTGAGGGGCTGCGGGGGATGGTGACCCGCCGGCTCACCGGTGAGCAGATGACGGTGATGGAGGTGAAGGGGCATGGGACGTGCTGGTTCGCCGACCGGGCCTCGGAGATCAACCTGGTGAGCCTCCAGGGGGACAAGCTGTACGTGGAGTCGAGCAATCTGCTCGCGACCGACGCCGGGCTGCGGACCGGGACGACGTTCACGGGGCTGCGGGGCGCCTCGCAGGGCAACGGCCTGTTCACGACGACGGTCGAGGGGCACGGGCAGGCGGCCATCATGTCCGACGGCCCGGCGGTGGTGCTGCGCGTGAGCCCGCAGTACCCGCTGATCGTGGACCCGGGGGCGTACATCGCCCATCAGGGCAGTGTCCGGCAGTCCTTCCAGTCCGGTGTGACGTTCCGCACGTTCCTCGGGGAGGGCGGCGGCGAGGCCTTCCAGATCCGGTTCGAGGGCGACGGACTGGTCTATGTGCAGCCGAGCGAACGGAACACGATCGCGGGGGATCTGTAG